The following proteins are encoded in a genomic region of Magnolia sinica isolate HGM2019 chromosome 1, MsV1, whole genome shotgun sequence:
- the LOC131241689 gene encoding uncharacterized protein LOC131241689: MQSRTRLGGWSQSRVSLLHLQRVTDPCSKWRTSSLDSVTSAFISINSIRNYHNTTAHIIQIIVLLDCCGLKIIEVYSIQQSTKQLPGVVGFRLSGKLNTMVLQLPT, translated from the exons ATGCAAAGCAGGACCAGATTAGGTGGATGGTCCCAATCCAGGGTCTCCCTTCTACATTTACAGAG AGTGACAGATCCATGTAGCAAATGGAGAACCTCTTCCCTTGACTCAGTTACAAGTGCCTTTATAAG CATTAACTCCATTCGGAATTATCACAACACAACAG ctcacaTCATCCAGATAATTGTTCTACTTGACTGTTGTGGGCTTAAAATCATTGAGGTGTATTCAATTCAGCAATCAACAAAGCAGTTGCCTGGTGTTGTTGGGTTCAGGTTGTCTGGAAAATTGAACACAATGGTGTTACAGCTACCGACTTAG